GCGCACCGCGGCCGGCCGGTGCGCGACGTGGTCGCCGCCCACGGCCAGGTGCAGGCCCTCCCGGACCGGGGGACCGGCGGGCAGCACGCGCCCGGCGTCGACGGGCGCCGACACCACCACGTCCAGCGACGGCTTCAGCTCGCCGCCCAGCGCCGACCACACGTCGGCGAACGCGCGGTCCTCCGGCGGCGGCAGGGCCACGGTCATCGGCACGGGCAGCTTCAGCTCGTCCAGGGAGCCGGTGAGCAGCGCGGTCGGCAGCGACTCGTGCCGCAGGAAGCCGACCAGGAGCTCGGAGAGCAGCCGGTGCTCGTCCTCGGAGCGCTGCGTCCACGCCGTGACCAGGTAGGACAGCTTGATGTGCCGGGGCGGCAGGCGGCGGGCGGTGACCTGGCCGTTCTCGTACTCGTTGAGCAGGCCCCGCTGGCGGCGGCGCAGGTCCTCGCGGATGTCGTAGAGGTAGACGTTGACCGTGGGCGCGTTGCGGCGCGCGGCCCAGTCCTTCGTGGGGGCCTCGAACGCGACCTCCACGTCCGTGCCGCGCAACGCGTCGTCGCGCACCAGCCGCCGCAGCGCCTCGTCTACCTC
This portion of the Saccharothrix syringae genome encodes:
- a CDS encoding DUF4255 domain-containing protein is translated as MIHEVDEALRRLVRDDALRGTDVEVAFEAPTKDWAARRNAPTVNVYLYDIREDLRRRQRGLLNEYENGQVTARRLPPRHIKLSYLVTAWTQRSEDEHRLLSELLVGFLRHESLPTALLTGSLDELKLPVPMTVALPPPEDRAFADVWSALGGELKPSLDVVVSAPVDAGRVLPAGPPVREGLHLAVGGDHVAHRPAAVRRRP